The following is a genomic window from Aricia agestis chromosome 12, ilAriAges1.1, whole genome shotgun sequence.
tcctttactctcaaaaTCCCCACTAGGTTAGTGAGATTCGATAGAAAGGGGATAACCTGCTATTAATTTCAGATCAGTGGGAAAACAAGAcaatccaaaaataaaaaatcggcaaaAGTgcaagttagactcgcgcacgaagtgttccgtaccacAACAAAgcaaaaaataggctgaaaacgCGTTGCCTTTATTGACATCGAGCAAAAGTTGCAGAAAAATAACGTTGGTTGTATGGAAgccaccttaaatatttaatttagtttgtttttagtatttgttgttatagcggcaacagatatacataatctgtgaaaatttcagaattctagctatagcggttcttgagttacagcctggagacacacatacagatggacaaacggacagacatcgatgtcttactaatagggtcccgtccttaccctttgggtaacgGCTCAGGTGAGAGCTGTGATGAACtagaataaaaatgtgtttattttttaaccgactttaaaataggaggttatcaattcgacgcgtatgtatgtgatatttccagaactgcccagtttttgtataagtttgtctatttcagtgtctgaacaaatgtgcaaaatttcaaatgtatgtttttatgtttgtgttcgcatatctccggaactacaagtccgatttaagtaattatttttttgttctactgagtattattcaacttagggaacactgcaagtttcaccaaaatcggttcagtagtttttgagatgaggcaattttaattctcaacttcctacaattttgaagttgattttatatatttaaaatactatttaatccatactaatattataaatgcgaaagtatctctgtctgtctcgctttcacgccaaaactactgaaccgattgcaatgaaatttgtacacagttattctagagtctgagaaaggacataggctacattttgatgtgggaattttcccatggaaataagatatttatcttatttccatgaaaatatcgatgaaaattaattcgcattgcgcgtggccagcgctcatcccgggggtcctgggttcgagttcCGCAggcagaacaaaaagttttcaatgttcctgggtcttggatgtgtattaaaataatatttcaaaactcttaaatgtattaatttatgtataatattataaaaaatccagaaatatatcgatgcaatgaacattttagttctaatacgattcaacagatggcgttttattttttactttattgtaacatagaactaattatacttattagttaatatgtttttgtttatagtttttaatacgttagaatatatgtttaataatattatcacttggtataataataatcaatctatcttatcttatagaactcttactgcatttctaatatatgtgacaagttgacaacagaaggcgctctaaaataaagaagttcgagtgtaccgtgttggcctatattccatccagaaaatatatcaatgcaatcaacattttaattctaatatatgaaaacagatggcgttttattttttactttattattgtaacagaactaatcatacctactttaatatataatattgtttttattcataactagctgttgaccgcgacttcgtccgcgtggactttagtttatagcgcgcggtgtcaacaaaatttgtgtcaaatttaaaaactttttaaaaccccggtaagtggtacccctcttaggaccgcgctacaccggaatggcagcgctgaaagtgctcgcctcgccgctgccattccggtgtagcccggcccttaattaatcaaaatacccaaaaacagctgtgcagtgtgcacataatctatactaatattataaatgcgaaagtatctctgtccttctgtctgtctgccagtctcgctttcacgccaaacgccaaaagtatctctgtctgtctgtctgtctgtcagtctcgctttcacgccaaacgccaaaactaccgaaccgattgtaatgaaattttgtatacagatagtctgaagcctgagaaaggacataggctacttttttactggaaaaaagggttgtaaaggggtgaaaatgcgtaaatttgttcaaattaagtgcgtcttctacatcgcgctgacgcttgctcaaaagtcttcctataagacgtggtatcatcttacatttaagtttcgatttttttcgattgttatatctattctacggtattaaataactcagtactttatctgtgcagtgacgtaaccttaaatctatcaatgataaatagtttatgggtaaagttgtgtaattggagggctaaataagctttaaaatttggcataaaatataaagtttaatataaaaaaatgaaatacttattgtgtgcacactgcacagctgtattgatttaaggggtaccagggtttttttataaaagcttttgacaccaaaattacaaaataaaaaagttagaaCTATTATTAAGACCAGCCATAGTTTTTAAGGATGTAAAAAttcgcaataattataattttaatacatacttagtaaataagattttacttctctcgtgtacaataatttaataggcTTAAGTTTTTTAACCAATTGTTTTAGAGTGATTTTCCATCAAGAGAGTAGTTTGTAAGTGTTGAAATTTCAACCAAAAATTATATCACAAACTAGAtgatgtccgcaactccgttgcgccaaaactcgtttatcacgcgggaaccgtacattttcctgggacaaaaagtattctatgtcctttcccgggagttaaaactatctccataccaaatttctgcaaaatatgttcagcggtttgggcgtgaagaggtaacagacagacagacggacagacagacagacgcactttcgcatttataatattggtatggatatgAAACAAAccctgtatgtaatatttagaaactcagaaatacaaaaaatgattttttcatagtttttcaTTTAAGGGGTGGTTGTTAAAAGGGTTAAAATTTATTAGAATCATAAATCAggcaaaaaatattgaaaaaacgtttattttatctaattaaaCACACATGCTAAAGCCAGAATGGTTAGATTTGCAATTTTTCTCCTTTTTGAAAAAGGGGTGAATTTCACCCCTAAAATGCAAAAAGCGCAATACGAGCGTATGTCACTTTTGAAGTAGAGGGTAAAACATACTCAAttccaaaatttcattcaaatcgatggaggttcaacgaaatcggaggttgtGCCTGATTTTTGCCTTCATTAACTGTACTATTACTGTTTTTTATCTGTATCAGACAGCGCATTGTTCATAAGTGCATGTTAGCAATAACACTTGTATGCAAATGCATTAGCAAACAATGGACGTTAAATCATAAATGTTATGAGTTATCGCCTCAATATCATAATTAATAAACACATTAACAAGAACAAATCTTTTGTTTATAATGGTCCAATTTTGATACGAAATTGCCATTAAAATCGTGTTTTAAATGTCCTCGATTCgatcaaaataaatatgtatgacTGTAcataattttgcaataaaacAATTGTACTAAAGAAAATAAGATTACAATTATTGAAAGTTAAAACACAAAGTGATGCAAATCGTTTTAATTTTTCCTCTGGATATTACCTACATCTTTTGTGGCTTTTCTCAGCCTATCAAATAagtaacaatataaatattatgattttgcaATAGAAtgattattatacttacttaagaaAATAAGATTGAACTGACTTATCGTACAACTGGTTGTGTTTTATACCAATCCCCAATTTTGGATAGTAATTATGATGACGAggttataatatagattatgtgtatgtgtatgtataataattatgtgtttGGCTTTAAACATTTAtgatttaattattaacttACCTGTTGCAGGAGCTGGTTGAGCAGCACCAGAGTCTGCGGAGCGAGGGGCTGGTTGAGTATCTGGTGGTTGAGGTAGCCTGCAGACACCGCCATCTGGATCTGCTGCACCAGCATGCGCAGCTGAGCCGTGCTAGGTTGACCACTGTTGCTTGTTCCGCTGTTGAGTGGAAGTCAATTGATTGGTTTCTTTGGAATATTTATAGGAAGATGTTGAATTTGAATATATGTGTCTCGTCACACTAATAAAGGTATGTATACAATGTTTTGCAATGTTTTGTACCTGTTTGATACATTGGTAAATTCGTTAGAGACAAAGAGAAAACATTTATAGCATATTTATtgtgtaacttttttaatagcatttttttactttaaataaagaCAGGCATAATTTTTTGATAGGAGTGGCCCAATGAGGATTGGTATTACGTATTAATGTTTGGGGAATTAACTTTTTGCATCATGTTTGTGATAGCCTTATTCTTGACATTGCATGTGCCATTGAGGAGAGTgaattgacagaccaacttcATATGGtgggatcatgtcaattcaaatgttaattgtgatccgtcagctgggtttgacataacaagACCAAACTAaataggtcccccatctgcctaggaatcgacttctctgatacTACTCTACAAATGGTAAGCTAACCTGTTGGGGTTATACGAGGGGTGGTGTTGCACggagggcgggggcggggggtTGAGCAGCTTCTGGACGACAGCTGGCGACACCGCCGGCACGCTGGGCTGCGGGAACGGCCCGTGGTGCGGGAAGTGCTCGTCGCGCCGCCATCCGTCTccgcgcgccgccgccagcAGCTCTAGAGCCTCTTCAGCGTTCATGTCCCGGCTGCGAAGAGCCGCCTCGGCCTCCTCCTTCTTGTAGCCGAGCTCGACTAGGTACCTATGTAAAATAAGTCATGTGTTTAGACATCAAAGTAATGTAAATTATAGATTGTATGTAAATTtgattaaatatacataattatatttaatcaaatttacttgattaaaatttaaatataatcttgaTCGTAACTGACTCGTAAACACACCTGAACTGTTTGCTGTTCCACACCATCTCCTTGGTCCACTGCTTGCCGAGCCCGCCCATCTGGGGCGGCTTGGGTCCACCCCACTCGTTGATGTCGTCGGGCCAGCCGCCGGTGGGTCCGGAGGGCTTGGGTTTCTGCATATTCCACATGCCGGGGCCGGCCGCGTCGGGCCAGGCGGGCACGTCGCGGTCGGGCCAGCCGGGCGTGTGCGGCTCCTCCCACGAGCCGTTGCGCTGGGAGTGGCTCCATACGGCGTCGGGCTTGGTCGGCGTCGGCGGCATCCGCTGCGGCGCCGGCGGGCCCTGCGGCGCGCGCATGCCGCTGATGCCACGCTGCGCCCACAACGACGTGCCGTCGTCGAAGCCACCGCCGGCGCGTCGTGCGGCGGGTGGGGACGGTTCCTCCCATCCAGTAGCCTTGATGCCGTCTTTGGGACCCTGTGTGAAAAAACACAAAGTTTGAATTGGAGTAGTAATTTAATTAACAGAGCATAATTGATAACTAAATAAAACCGCAAGAAAACAAACCGCAGCATGATAAGATATTGTTCACCACAACTTCCCTAATCCCTAGTAACAGTGTCACTATTTTATGCAATATTATGTGTCTAAAAATATAGATAGTCTACACTCTACTGTTTTTAATGCATACCTGTGATCCCCACTGGTTGACGGCGCCCGGTGGCATCATCTTGTTGGGTCCGGCCGTGTGCTGGTGCTGGCTCCACATATCGCCGTTGAGGCGGCCGGAGATGCCGCCGCGCAGGTCGTGTCGGGGGTCGGCCGCCTGGCGCGGATCGGCGGAGCGGTGCGGGTCGAGGCGGGGGTCGGCGGGCCGGTGCGGCTCGCCCCACGCGTTCCAGTCGTCCTTCTTCGTGACGCCCCACTGCTGCGTGTGCTGCGGCGGGCCGGCGGGCCACtgctgcggcggcggcgggccgTTCCACACGTTGGCGGAGTCCGCGGCGTCGTCGTCCTCGCCCCACGTGCCGCCGATGTTGGTGGTGGGGGTGTGGCCCCACGGGGTCTTGGCGGCGGGCTGCGGCGGGGGTTGCCCGCCGTTCCTCAGGTTGGCCTCCCACAGGTCGGTTCCCAGGAACGCTCCATTGTTGACGTTCGGCTTCCAGGCCGGTGGACCCCCTGCCGCCGGCTCCACCTTGGATCCCGGCTCCGGAGACCCGGGCACGTCCCAGTTGGTGTCTTGATTCACATGTtgctaaaacattaaaatacatcagcctttcccaaagtgggcgataacgcctccTTGTCTaaaaggtctaaagggggggggcggtgtgggacccagaaataAATAGGGGCGTAAAGTAGAGGCTGGGGTGTGATTTacttcatctggatgcattttaaattgtaacAAGGGTGgcactaaaacataatattttctcaaagtgggcagtagacaaaataagtttgggaacccctgaaaTACATTTATGACATTATCAATGCCTAATAGTCTAAGATCCCACCGCAAAACTGTGCAGGTATCGAGTACACGCTTTAAACcacatttttacaaatatttatgatTAGGAGAACATATTTCTACTGGGGTGCCAGTCCAAATGTGGccgcaaatatttaaaaaaaaaattattttattttaatattattattaaatattaaattgcacATTggacaaaagaatgtgtgaaaaattcaagtcctTACCtcttgccgttattgatatagagcgaaaaaggccgaaaaaatcacgtttgttgtatgggagccccccttaaatattaattttattttgttttcagtatttgttgttatagcggcaacagatatacacaatgtgtgaaaatttcagctctttagctattaccgttcttgagttacagcctggagacagacagacagacagacggacagacagacggacagacagacggacagacaggcggacatacaggcggacagacatcgaagtctcagtaacagggtcccgtttttaccctttgggtacggaaccctaaaaatccgGTGTGCCGTTGGGCACCCGGCCGCAACTCTGTCGTAAGTGTGAACACTGAACAGGGCTTgcaccatgaaactgttttgagactcacaCAATCGGACGATAATGCCGCGTcatactctaacaaacgtgaaatgacgtcgttagagcatggcgcagcattctcgtccgattgtttgagtctcaaaacagtttcgtagtaggcctacacaCCATTCCGATACATTGTTGCATCCATAACGTATAATGTATATTgatcttttatattatatcaaatggaagcatattttcctcttattattataatataggtgtGCCTCATTAAAACTGGCCGCAAATAAGGGGTGCCGGCTGTCAAACATGGCAAACTATTCTGGATAGCGAAATAATGACATATTGGTACGTCATTTGGGCGTGTATCAGATGCTAATTGGTTTCAACTAACCAACTgctacatattttatgataattaataattttttattacatcgTAAGTTCGTAATTATGAATGAATGGTAAATAAGATGAAAATGAAGTTCTGTTTTCTGTGTAACAAAAACGGCAACGTACTGGACTTTGTAGATACATCATTCAAGAACACATATGTcatacacgtacacaccctaaagtattatcacttatttttgttacatcctgtataaaaaatgcaagtatgtaaaaatgtatgtatgtcaAAAAATGAGAGGATTTCAACAAAACCACATTTTTTGACATAgttcatattatgaatatttattctttatgtAACAAACTATTAAACACTTGAATAAACTTTTAAATTCTTTTGGagtattaatttatttggccgtttttagggttccgtatccaaagggtaaaaacgggaccctattactaagacttcgttgtctgtccgtctgtccatctgtccgtctgtctttatGTCTCCAGGGTGTAACTaaagaatggtaatagctagagagacgaaatttttagattatgtatagattatgttgccgcataacaacaaatactaaaaataaaataaaatttatattcaaGGGGTAGTCCCATACAATTAACGTGATTTTTTGACCTATTTCGCTCtatgtcaataatggcaacagataggcacttgaaaatttcattaaatcttCAATTAAATGTGCAACTTAATTATCAGTAATACAatcaaagtaaaattaaaatataagggcggctcccatacaaaaaacacaaatgttggcctaattttgctctataatatgtagtacggaaccctttgtgcgcgagtccgactcgcacttggctgattattacTATTGTTTGAACTGATGGTTAAGTACACTAACATAATGTACTATTATATTACTATCCTCGTTAGACCCGTAATGTTACGCGCTAGCTCCCTTTTCCTCAACTTTCGATAGTTTGCCATCTTCGACAGCCGGCACCCCTTATTTGCGGCCAGATTTAATTAGGCACACCTATATCATTATTATAAGAAGAAAATAAGCTACCATTTGATATATAAAAGATCAATATACGTTATGGAtgcaaaaatgtatcggaaTGGTACCTGTTCATACCTGGTTACGACAGAGTTGCGGCCGGGTGCCCAACGGCACACCGGATTTTTCTAAATCTATATACTCATCGCCGTGAAATGAACCATGTTTGCTTTCAATACCTGAtgaatacattttatcccgccaactcaatgttttaaattttttttttaatatttgcggCCATATTTGGACTGGCACCCCAGTAGAAATATGTTCTCCTAatcataaatatttgtaaaaatgtgGTTTTAAGCGTGTACTCGATACCTGCACAGTTTTGCAGTCGTATCTCGTACTATAAGTAAACaagtaaaactaaaaataaaagaaaactaaaattataaaaatttgtttttgttaacAAAAGTAAATCAGGATTATGTTCATAAGTAAACGGctacagttaataataaaactcatTGATAAGCAAGTTATCATATTACATATTGTGattgttattatattgataactcagcttaaataaaattgatgcAAAAACATGAGTAACCTtactttaacaaaatatgtttatcagttaaaattttaatatgtcACATGTAaccattattatttaaacagcCATTTACACTCATTTTACTATTAAATAACAAATGTTAGTAATTTTTGATAGAGACTTGTTATAGTTTTAAGATTTTcagacatattttatttcaatacttaCACCACCCCAACCGTCTTGACTAAACAAGGCCTCCCTCATGGAGCTCAGCTGCTCAATCTTGGCCGAAGATGTGTTATTCACACTCCCATTGCCGTTGGCAGTGGATGGGCCGTTGGCGTTCACCGCATTCAAAGGGTTGCTCCCTCCACCATTTCCATTTGCAGAGCCATTGGATCCTATGAACagacatcttatatataaaaatggattttcaaatgtgttagtcgtgctaaaactcgaaaacggctgaacccgattaggctgattttagtcttaaaatgttcgtagaagtccagggaaggttttaaagtgacacgaagttcaccgggacagctagtataaaatatattcttcattttgatttatttttaaaactggcCAAAAAATTCTAGCTAAACCacgtatattagtagtaccaagctaAACCAAattagaatattaattactatcacattttgttttatattcaaTACAAGACATTTAAATTGGAAGCATCAGCCTATCATACTGAGCTTTGCTTACATTTAGTGCAAAATgatttgaaacaaaataattttcaaggacaattttttttataataattttaaatactgcCTTATAGATTTTTACGTTAAGTGTTGTAGGAGCGGAACAATGACACAGTTTACGTAAAAGCTGACGAATTAGTATTCATTATGCAAAGTTGTAGATTTCATTCCTTTATTTAGATCAGCACTCACTTGTTTGTCCAAACAAGTATAACTTTGTGCATATTATACCTGTTTTGTCTAGTATCAAGTTAGGAAAATAATTGCTTAGTTGACAAAGTAATAAGTAGACCAATCAATAAAATGTACTATTGAATATCAAGCAAGGACAAAGTTTACCCCCTCTCCCTTCTCATAGTTAAGCCCcatctaaattaaaaaatagaatatttatATGGAATATAAGCTTCAATATCAAATTGATTAAAAGGTAGACCAACATAATTTGTTTGGGTTGTGACCAAATCACATAGGctctaagggtgaagccaaacaagCAAACTttggctggcagaaattctgctgcattcagtttcatacaaaagtcctgtttgatgaGTGAtgaattttgtgagtcatgatttgtatgaaaaaatatatttacgcgaccgaaattctgcgactcacgactcacaaaattacgctcgtttggcttcaccccaagagtatattatgttaagtataCTTACCATTGCTTGGAGGTGCATTGTTGTTGGATTGTGCGTTTGGCATGTTCTGTGAGTTGCCCTGCCAATTCTGGGAGGCTCCACTGGTTGGTGGGATCTGATTGCTACTCCCTTTGTTGCTGTTCACTGTGAACAAAGACATttttagtaaattttttttaaaatcttacaCTGGCTTTTAGTTAGGGATTATgggtgattttttttgtgtgaagaaaaaattattattggacaaaaacaaaagaaactgTTTGATGATAGAATTTGAGATTATAATAGTATGTATAACGAAAATTTCAGatacttacaacaaaaaatatatgattgCTATAAGATCACAAGTCAAAACCAGAAGTTTATGAGATTTTTTCTGTACAAATGGTATCATCCCCTACCTAATACCAAGATGGAAAGGCATAAAATATCTAAGGTACGATAATACCAAAGGCATAATATTTCTTGCCAAGTAGACAACaagaattattattgtttgaacTTTAGACAAAAGAAAAAagaatgtgcgcttttataattctgggcgtcacgttatcgtggaattcaaattcaaaattcaaattcaaaatttatttatttgccaaGAATATGGTACAGTCAGTACAGAAAGCcgacttccacgataaaacgttgcgTACGTTAAAAGGATTCCACACCACCATTTTTCCATACTAAcgttgtttcctccctggataatgccggtagagttatgatttttttcctgaatatctatggccgctattagcatgtccctatgttttcttttttttcataattttattataaaaaaagataaggacgtccaaaaacctaaaaaaatggccagattttcctctgtgttcaaacacctagaaaacaaaactggctaaaatatacaaaaaaaggaaaacataggaacaaagctcaagccttgctttaattcttaatgaaaaaagtacttaaatcggttaagttttggagaaggaatcagcggacaacgaatcgaagattttttgttcttttattagaacttttgtcgtgttgtctctatcgcgctctgcggtgggagacttgagattggtgagacagcaatacattttcaaatacctattttcaatttctctcgcccctggtgtatcctcttaaatcctcttttgattttacgcaccgcggatgttttgtgcggttcataaaaagttatcgtcgaagGGAATTtaaagcgtcttcatatatttccatacattttacttccctatgttatcgttttccacgatattaccgccacgtccaaaattacaaaacaattaattacaaccataaagttaatatacctagtggaatagagcaacaatctcgaatTGTCAAaggaaaccgaaattggttttcatctgtgtgaaaaatgtgtatgtatacacttacacaaacatgattaaacatgaattctatgatattaaattgtcaacgtgcagcacgtgccgactggaggttaaaaaaaagagtgctgctgtcatgtatcacacatctctttttaccacacagtgttactgataatgacatctctcttgctcaggcctttgtttctctattttgctaggtatattaactttatgattacaACTTACTGTCAGCTTGTGATGTAGGCGGCCTTTGAGTGCTGTTCCACTGAGTATTGTTTGTACTATTAGATTGGGAGCTAGAATTGCCACCCCAGTTGCCTGctgcaaaaaaaataatgaaaatggaacaaattaaaaaaaacaatgccAATTTTTCCATCATACAGTTTTTAAATTCTTGTTCTATATTTTATGCAAAGGTATTTTAAGATTTTCCTTTAAgtgtgaataattattatgcaaagTCGGTTTTGTCCTTTTTGGTACAAAACAAGTTATTTTTTGCTCTAGTATACATTGTACAACTAAACAAGAATGCAGTCATGACATAGTTTGGTAAGTTTCCATACTTGAAGCCTGAAGGAATCTTATTAGACTGCTCTTATTAAAAGAAACAAGAAttgattaaaataacatttctggatcataaaaaaattgatgcaAAGTATCATATTGtataattcaaagacaaagtaAAAATGTAGCAATTAAATGTCTTCTTATAACTTGAAAAATAATGAATTTGGCTAATTTGtgcgttaaaataataaaattgagttCACATGTTTTATATTAAgggttttttttgtaaaataagggAACAGAACGTTTGACAGATTGGTTTGgacaagttttaaataaaaatacttaccatTATTAGAAGCAGGTGGGCTACCCCAGCCACT
Proteins encoded in this region:
- the LOC121732478 gene encoding protein Gawky isoform X3; the protein is MQSVKINIILVYVIRDEPCTEKTQLLNEKSAHDMLCEMNTQMINDDNQRTHHDNNVLEVGNKKSLPVLKTFANGDLTFDGMLDMIQKEERIIKDMAKCSEVDSWGVPRRMRLCGGGESSLNAASGWGSPPASNNAGNWGGNSSSQSNSTNNTQWNSTQRPPTSQADMNSNKGSSNQIPPTSGASQNWQGNSQNMPNAQSNNNAPPSNGSNGSANGNGGGSNPLNAVNANGPSTANGNGSVNNTSSAKIEQLSSMREALFSQDGWGGQHVNQDTNWDVPGSPEPGSKVEPAAGGPPAWKPNVNNGAFLGTDLWEANLRNGGQPPPQPAAKTPWGHTPTTNIGGTWGEDDDAADSANVWNGPPPPQQWPAGPPQHTQQWGVTKKDDWNAWGEPHRPADPRLDPHRSADPRQAADPRHDLRGGISGRLNGDMWSQHQHTAGPNKMMPPGAVNQWGSQGPKDGIKATGWEEPSPPAARRAGGGFDDGTSLWAQRGISGMRAPQGPPAPQRMPPTPTKPDAVWSHSQRNGSWEEPHTPGWPDRDVPAWPDAAGPGMWNMQKPKPSGPTGGWPDDINEWGGPKPPQMGGLGKQWTKEMVWNSKQFRYLVELGYKKEEAEAALRSRDMNAEEALELLAAARGDGWRRDEHFPHHGPFPQPSVPAVSPAVVQKLLNPPPPPSVQHHPSYNPNSGTSNSGQPSTAQLRMLVQQIQMAVSAGYLNHQILNQPLAPQTLVLLNQLLQQIKVLQQLVQQHTIAISKANSSLALQCSVQISKAKQQITALQNQIATQQALYMKQQTGGSDLFKQSHDPLNTLQSNFSDMGISKDSQSGYGAGNQQSRLNQWKLPSLDKDGDGTDFSRAPGTAKSTTSPPLNQIGLQPDSTWGVGREGWGEGGADVADGKDAWPAHPSHPPVYDLVPEFEPGKPWKGNQMKNVEDDPAMTPGSVGRSPLSLTAIKDTDMLSGKTSPPGGERSLSSSTWSYAPPATSASGLKPGDAWGSKPRPAPPGLNKWPQHHGNARAVPAWQASTWLLLKNLTAQIDGSTLKTLCLQHGPLQNFHLYLNQGLALARYSTREEAAKAQMALNNCVLSNTTIFAESPAESEVQMILQHLGSGGGGGWRSGGSKDGWGSGFPSLWPEQHEQRGTPSSLNSFLPPDLLGGEAI